TGGAGCTACTGTTTTGGAGAATGTACTGGTGTAGATGACATTGGATGGACCCTCATAGGATGCTGCATCCAGCTGCGCCAGTGCAGGGGCATCCAGCTGCTCCGGTTTAAAGCGGATTTCACCATAGGGATCGTCTTCCAGAATCAGTACCCCGTATTTCCGGCACAGATCTACGGCTTGCTGGCGTCTGGCGCGACTCCATACTTTGCCCGACGGGTTGGAGAAGGTAGGGTTAATGTAAACGAGCTTGGGACGATGCAATTGCAGCTGTTCCTCCAGTGATTCAGGCAACATTCCGTCATCATCACAGGCAACACCGCGCGCCTCAGCCTGATAGGAATGAATGACCTGAAGGGCAGCCAGATAGGTTGGTGATTCAACCAATACGCTGTCGCCTGGATCGAGTAAAATGCGGCACACCAGGTCAATGGATTGCTGAGATCCGGTAGTCAGAAGCATATGATCAGGTGAAGCGGGAATGCCCTTGGATTCAAGACGTTCGGCAATTTTGGCACGTAGTGGTCGGAAACCTTCCGTCTCTGCATATTGAAGAGCCGCTGAACCACCCATGAATACCTTTTCGTATGCGTCACGTATGGCTTCAAGCGGGAATGATGACTGGGCAGGTAACCCGCCGGCAAGAGAAATCATTCCAGGCGCCTGTGCAGCCTGCAACATGTCGCGAACGACAGAGGACGGGGTATTTTGTGCCATTTTAGACCAAGGGGTATTCATATTATTCTCATCTCCTGTTATTCACTGTTATACTGATATTATAAACTATCATAGACTGAATGCTGTATAACAGTAAAATGCTGATCATAACAGTTGGGAGGGTGCATGTGTGCATATTGAATTGAAACGGGGAAGCAGCACCAAATTATATGTTCAGATTGCTCTTACACTTGCTGACCGAATAAGGTCTGGACTAATCGAGCCTGGAACCCGTCTGCCGTCGGTTCGTAAAATGACCGCAGATCTGGGCGTCAGCCTGGTCACTGTGTCCAAAGCCTATGCCGAGCTCGAAGCGATACAGTTGGTTACGTGCTCCCAGGGGAAGGGTTGTTATGTACGGGGGGCGCAAGAGCTGGAGATAACGGAGGATATGGAGATGGAGAAGACTCACCGTACCCATGCAAAGAATGAATCCAGCACACCCTGGAACTGGCAGATGGCTCTTGTAGATTATTTGCCTCGAGCACAGCTTTGGAGACATTTTGACGCATCTCCTCAAGTTAAATATGAGCTGCATATGTCGGCAATTCAGCCTGAATTGTTGCCAACACGAGAGATTATCGATAGTGCGTACCGGCTTTCCTCCGATCATCCAGAGCGCATGGCTGCTTATGGTTCCTTTCAGGGAGATCGAGAACTGCGTCAGACGTTTTCCGGGCACTTTGCAGAAAGAGAGTTGCGGGTAATGCCTGAACGGATGCTGATTACGAGCGGTACTCAGCAGGGAATCGATCTTGTCGCGCGTACGTTTGTTGGTCCTGGCGACGTCGTCTACATGGAAGCACCGAGCTATACGGGAGCCATTGATGTGTTCACAAGCAGAGGAGCGAAGATTATTACGGTGCCTATGGATGATGATGGTATGCGTATTGATTTGTTAACCCGGTTATGTGATACATACCCGCCCAAGTTGATATATACCATTCCTACGTTTCACAATCCTACAGGTATTACGATGAGTGCCAAACGGCGTGCGCAACTGCTTAACCTTGCTCAAAGCTATCATTGTCTCATTCTGGAGGATGATCCGTTCGCCGATCTGTATTTCCGTGATCCGCCGCCTGCTTCCATTAAATCCATGGATGGGACGGGCCATGTGATATATATCAAAAGCTTCAGCAAAGTATTATCCCCCGGCTGTCGTGTGGCGTGTGCGGTTGCAGATGGAAGTGTACTCACCCGACTTGTTGCAGCCAAATCCACTGCGGATCTCGGAAGTCCGCTGCTTACACAAAAAGCATTGCAATCTTTCATACAGCATCAATACAGTGAGTATACAGCACGATTGAGGGATGAGTTATATTCCCGACTGCTTGCGGCATCGACGGTACTGGAGGAACATGGTCCTCCCGGGATGTACTGGACTTTGCCTGATGGGGGACTAAACTTATGGCTGCAATTGCCGGATGGCTTGGATATGCATGAGCTGCACCGCCAGTCGCTTGCCGCAGGTGTTTCCTTTTTGCCGGGTTCTGCCTGTTATGTGGGGGAAACGGATACGGCGAGTCTGCGGATTTGCTTTACGGTTACGAAACAGGATCTGTTATGTGAAGGGCTGCGGGTATTATGCAGTGTCATTAAGAACATTACACCGCAACAGGGTGGGGCAACGGCGGACAGGCTCCCGCTTATATAATTTTTCGGAACACGGACATACATCCAATCCACATCGGACTCAGTGCAATACGTTATAGTATCACTTGAAAGGGAGTTGGTTTGAAATGAACCATTTCTGTCCACCGCTTTGTCCGATTGTATGTGACCCAATCCAGGTTGTTGAAGATTACTACATTCCACAAATCGTACCCGTAATTCATCCGATCGAAGTCATCAAAAAACACCACTGTGTACCAATCCATCATCACATGTATCCTGTCGTGGTCAAAGAAGAAGATCCGTGTTATGTTTCAAGCCACAACGGCAAGAAAAAATCCGTGAAAAAATCAGGCAAATCCCGCACAACTTCTCGCAAACGCTAGTCGCAGCGGGTGCCCCGGGGGAATAGGTAACATACCAAAGAGCAGCATACGCCCCGGGGCGCAGCTGCTTTTGTTTTTTTTTATATCCAGTGTACGGTTAGTGTTTGATGTACTTTTTCATGGCATTGTCCATTTGCTGTCTTACATGCTGCGGCCAGAACTGAAGTGGGGCACTGTTCCCAGAGGCCGCCTCCAATGCTTTAAACACATCGATTTGACCATAGCCGTAATACTTGTCGTGACCTGGGTCACCGAGATCAATGACGCTTTGACGCATCAAATCCATGACCTCCGTGTTGGTCAGATCGGGATTTAACGAGCGAATCAAGCCTGCAAGTGCCGCGACATGGGGACTTGCCATAGACGTTCCGGACAAGGCTGCATATTGGTTTTTCGGATACGTACTTGCAATGCTGGACCCGGGGGCCGTCACATCCACGTAATCCCCATAATTGGAATAGGAAGCTTTGTTCATGTCCGGATCCGTGGCGGATACCGCAAATACTTCCGGATAGGCGGCAGGGTATCCCGGACGCTCGGTATTATCGTTACCCGTCGCTGCAATTAATACGATGTCGCGATCAAAAGCGTATTTAATGGCATCATGAAGAAATTGGGCATCGGCGTAATTGCCCAGACTCATGTTAATGACCTTGGCACCATGATCAGCAGCCCAAATGATGCCTTCAGCCACAGCATAGGTTGTGCCTGAACCCGAATTGTCGAGCACTTTAACAGGAAGTACCTTGTTATACCAGCTCATGCCTGCTACACCTTCGTTGTTATTCACAACAGCGCCGATGATGCCTGCTACATGTGTACCATGGCCTACGTCATCAAGTGGTTTGCTCGCTGGATCAACAACGTTATAACCATCCAGCAGCTTGCCCTTCAAATCGGGATGAGTCAGATCGACGCCGGTGTCCACCACGGCAACGATAACATCCTTGTTTCCCTTCGTAATATTCCAGCCACGGTTAGTCTCAATGGCGGGTAGGTTCCATTGGTAGTCGGAAAACAAAATATCATTGGGCACGGTTACATCTTTTTGTTCAGGTACGGTTTCATTGGTTAAATACAAGTAGTGAGGTTCCATATACAGCGGATTCCATTTACGTTCGAAATAGGCATGTAATTGCTCATAATTCATATGTTCTGACCGAAAAACATACGTGTATCCCAGCTTGCGAGCTGATTGAGTCCGCAGATCGGATTTAATGATTCGCATATCCCGTTCACCTGGATCCTGACGGAAACGGATGACGATTTCATTTTCGTAAAAATGACTGGCATTGGCGTTATCATGCCCTGTTTTTACAGTAATTTCTTTCAGGGTGTCGGGGTGTACAGACTCGATTTTGAATTTACCTTCACGCGGATAAGGAATCATACGCAAATTTTTACGCTGATGCTGCTCCACGGCATTTAGTACATTTTGGCTAAACAAAGCGATGACGGCTCGTTCTCCATCCTTAGAGGGCTGACCCATGACAAAAAACTTTTCCTTGCCCAGAGGAAACGAAGAAGATTCGAAGCTTTGACGTTTGTTCACGGCTTTCTTGGCCAAGGCGAGAGAATGTTCCAGCTTTTGCTGTTCCAACTTGCTTCCTTTTGCTGCTGTTTTGTCAAAGTGCCGACTGCGTGATTCTTTGGTATTTATTACATCAATAAAGCGAATATGATCATGTGTTTGTTGAAGCTCTTTAACGTATTGACTTATCTGCACATCATTCATTTGGGAGGTCTTCTCAAGCATGATGCGAAGATGCTGTTTGGCATCCGCACGGGTCAGCATATCGGTTGACTTTACATCCTGAACTTTGAGACGTTGTTTGCTCGCATGCTCCTCGTGTGGAGAATCGGGCATGGCACTTGGAGCAGGAACAGGGCGATTGGACGTCGGAAGCAAAAGCGTCAAGGCAAGTGCGCCCGCACCCGCGGCAATGGCCCAGTTAACCCATTTCGGTCTGGACATAGGGGATGGAACCTCCTCGTTTGTTTTGATAATCATCTAACAGTGCTCTGATTTCATCGTTGTCACTGGATATATCTATCGTTAGGAAAAGCGGTTATTTTTATGCAGGTGAACATCAGGTGAGCTGTGTGTAATGGGCATGTTCAGGGACATAACGGGAAAGCCTGATTAAGGGATACCGCTCGTCATCTTTTTATGGTAGGATAGTACCTGAGAATTCAAGGTCAGGGGAGAATCTCCCGTTGGCCGATCTATATGTAAGGACTTATTTAAGGGGGAGCTACCTTTATGTCAGCAGCCAATGTACAGAAAACATGTGAGTCAACTAGGGAAAAGTTAAAACCGGCTATCGATCGGATTGAAAAATTTTTGAATGAAAATGCCTTGCCTGAACTGGATCAGAATCAGACGGAGGAGTCATCAGCCTTCTACAAAGGATTTCTTTCGGATCTCCGTCATTTGCTCGTTTTTTCTGAAGTTTCTTACGAAAAACTTGGCGTTGTGCTGCGTCGTGCCAATTTTGATGTTGATTTTGCCGAAAAGGCTCTCTATAACACATACCATCAAAGCATCAACAGCTTTTTTTATCCTAAAAATGAATGTTACTCCGAAGATGGAAGATATGCTTACACTGGTCAGGATGCAATCCGTTTCCGTGATAAGCCCATTCGTGCAGTACGGGATGTTATTCTTGAAATATCAAAAACGTACGAAGAATTGCGTGATGATCTGGCCTTTTATGAAAGTGACTACCTGACGCAGCGTCGGATGCAAAACCAACGTAATCACGCGTAAATACATTTTCAACGATATGAGAATTGGACAAAACCGCCCTTGTGGCGGTTTTTTTGCGTTTTTTTAATGGAATTGCGGATGAGGGAGCATGTCATCATCTGGCATTTCGTTGGAGAATAGCCGATTTACAGTGCGGAGACAATAGATGTCGAGGTGATAAAAAAATGAGCCAAGAGAAGCCGATCGTCAAATGCAGTGTCTCGAACTGCAACTTTTGGGGAGAAAACAATTTCTGCCAGGCTGATGCCATTATGATTGACATTGACCAACATGCCACCCGTCGCTTACATGAGGAATTTGCCGGAGAGACCTTTGATTCAGACCATCAAGACTATGCACGTACTTCATCAGCGACATGCTGCCACACATTCAAACCAAAATGAGCAGTCATTCCCATTTATATGGAGGTGCTTTGCATTGAATAATGACCGTAGAGATGATCACCCGTTACAGCGTCCCAAAACGACTCCGTTAGATGAAAAGCAGCGTCAGCGTGTAGATTATCCAAGACGTAGCCACAAGGAAGAGTATGGCGCAGAGGTAGCCCCCACAACAGGTTCTATTCGAACAGAACCTACAGAAAGAACAGATCATACCCCTGTCAAGCGTGAAGATGACGGTGTTATGAAATCTACTGGCCGTATCTCCGGGTATATGGGTCTGGCCTTTGGTATCGCATCCTTATTTATGTGGTCCATCGTCCTTGGTCCAGCCGCAGCGGTACTTGGTTACTATGCTTATGTCAATGGCCGGAAAACGGCTGGTGCATGGTCCATCGGACTTGGCGCAGTGGCAACTCTCAGCTATTTCTTCATGATTCCATTTGCCCGTTAATAAAGCAAAAAGCATATA
Above is a window of Paenibacillus sp. E222 DNA encoding:
- a CDS encoding DUF1540 domain-containing protein, coding for MSQEKPIVKCSVSNCNFWGENNFCQADAIMIDIDQHATRRLHEEFAGETFDSDHQDYARTSSATCCHTFKPK
- a CDS encoding PLP-dependent aminotransferase family protein — protein: MHIELKRGSSTKLYVQIALTLADRIRSGLIEPGTRLPSVRKMTADLGVSLVTVSKAYAELEAIQLVTCSQGKGCYVRGAQELEITEDMEMEKTHRTHAKNESSTPWNWQMALVDYLPRAQLWRHFDASPQVKYELHMSAIQPELLPTREIIDSAYRLSSDHPERMAAYGSFQGDRELRQTFSGHFAERELRVMPERMLITSGTQQGIDLVARTFVGPGDVVYMEAPSYTGAIDVFTSRGAKIITVPMDDDGMRIDLLTRLCDTYPPKLIYTIPTFHNPTGITMSAKRRAQLLNLAQSYHCLILEDDPFADLYFRDPPPASIKSMDGTGHVIYIKSFSKVLSPGCRVACAVADGSVLTRLVAAKSTADLGSPLLTQKALQSFIQHQYSEYTARLRDELYSRLLAASTVLEEHGPPGMYWTLPDGGLNLWLQLPDGLDMHELHRQSLAAGVSFLPGSACYVGETDTASLRICFTVTKQDLLCEGLRVLCSVIKNITPQQGGATADRLPLI
- a CDS encoding YpuI family protein, which gives rise to MSAANVQKTCESTREKLKPAIDRIEKFLNENALPELDQNQTEESSAFYKGFLSDLRHLLVFSEVSYEKLGVVLRRANFDVDFAEKALYNTYHQSINSFFYPKNECYSEDGRYAYTGQDAIRFRDKPIRAVRDVILEISKTYEELRDDLAFYESDYLTQRRMQNQRNHA
- a CDS encoding S8 family peptidase, producing the protein MSRPKWVNWAIAAGAGALALTLLLPTSNRPVPAPSAMPDSPHEEHASKQRLKVQDVKSTDMLTRADAKQHLRIMLEKTSQMNDVQISQYVKELQQTHDHIRFIDVINTKESRSRHFDKTAAKGSKLEQQKLEHSLALAKKAVNKRQSFESSSFPLGKEKFFVMGQPSKDGERAVIALFSQNVLNAVEQHQRKNLRMIPYPREGKFKIESVHPDTLKEITVKTGHDNANASHFYENEIVIRFRQDPGERDMRIIKSDLRTQSARKLGYTYVFRSEHMNYEQLHAYFERKWNPLYMEPHYLYLTNETVPEQKDVTVPNDILFSDYQWNLPAIETNRGWNITKGNKDVIVAVVDTGVDLTHPDLKGKLLDGYNVVDPASKPLDDVGHGTHVAGIIGAVVNNNEGVAGMSWYNKVLPVKVLDNSGSGTTYAVAEGIIWAADHGAKVINMSLGNYADAQFLHDAIKYAFDRDIVLIAATGNDNTERPGYPAAYPEVFAVSATDPDMNKASYSNYGDYVDVTAPGSSIASTYPKNQYAALSGTSMASPHVAALAGLIRSLNPDLTNTEVMDLMRQSVIDLGDPGHDKYYGYGQIDVFKALEAASGNSAPLQFWPQHVRQQMDNAMKKYIKH
- a CDS encoding PLP-dependent aminotransferase family protein, translated to MNTPWSKMAQNTPSSVVRDMLQAAQAPGMISLAGGLPAQSSFPLEAIRDAYEKVFMGGSAALQYAETEGFRPLRAKIAERLESKGIPASPDHMLLTTGSQQSIDLVCRILLDPGDSVLVESPTYLAALQVIHSYQAEARGVACDDDGMLPESLEEQLQLHRPKLVYINPTFSNPSGKVWSRARRQQAVDLCRKYGVLILEDDPYGEIRFKPEQLDAPALAQLDAASYEGPSNVIYTSTFSKTVAPGLRTGWILAAPDVIKIAARAKQGADLHSSSIDQRALHALLESFDLDGHIRNISLNYEQRMKKMTTLMAAKSWDGISWNSPQGGMFLWLQLPKGMLASNLFTYGIQEKVCIVPGDSFYAGTPELNRMRINFTHTDPDLLPEAVERMDRAIQRWHASLQSDSVVTL